The following coding sequences are from one Tubulanus polymorphus chromosome 12, tnTubPoly1.2, whole genome shotgun sequence window:
- the LOC141913873 gene encoding tight junction protein 1-like isoform X4 produces MYINEETEFKYWKNKIFDWLECILLGGGDRFIWETHHVTLNRVAGFGFGIAVSGGKDSPHFTSGDPSIAISDVLKAGPAEGKLHINDRVISVNNVPLDNVDHAYAISLLKESGNTVNLVVSRKLMIGNNEPTPEPVKVTLNKKNKKDEYGIVLGCKLYVKEITGNSLAAQDGGLKEGDTVLKINNATAENLSLTEAMKIIEKSKDKLNLMISKSTKTSPLDIKHKKQNSEPTIDNFNFPKSEARQFTPKLDNTERGVGRAGTQYGAAPYADRHYNQTYEANSDGGSGSPYEEPPPRPPLPDMDIKAEPPPRPPTPGKEASHPAYRGHPSHIAAPSSYKSVNNNELPAPSVRQHSLIRQINSPFCSPEPRQVSFYKEDSNVGIRLAGGNAVGIYIATVQPGSPAHEQGLKEGDLLLQVNNVDMRGKTREEAVLLLLSLNTQINLIVQHRREDYDRYIHSSEFGDSFYIRTHFTHTDTENGLIQFGIGDVFHVTDTLHNGVVGSWQAVRIGGNNQETQKGIIPNKNRAEQLALAQRQKASTTEDSKETQPKRGFFFRRKSARRTKSLSKEHWEELIFSNPVSKFPAYERVLLRQANFVRPVVIYGAIADVARERLLKTSPKYMSPQADQQGNNPGIIKLGSIREIMDLDRHALLDVTPNAVDRLNYAGYYPIVVYLKADGKNMIKELRHKFVKGSPKSSKKLYEQSVRLEQVYGHLFTGVIPLTSTNDDWFEKVKQLIENSQGQAIWMSEDDQMDAANQDDFLFPMSTTDRHSYASSPESELESAAALTLRHHSTATPGSPQYPAYERKKISRTTSDPSLATKTAVANHPIADYRKSAYEPGQSYPSSQTHPAYYEPNNDDVFQRDPANALPGDRYYNNTQFTHRSLPRDARAQIDPYATLTPSERLRYQQQTNGQVDPYGMTYQPPVPPKPQISYNSSAAAVYRVEGPSSGDWEQRTFENKMNAETHSSSSDSYSKYTSNPANKHDDSKLREKFGMIPGIPPPPPNRNTSSGDAYKYTRSTANPYNRVNRSNVDKAKLNDLSRPLVAPKPASRSKSESTLDPVRPDPSLKPFLTAPSMFPDDDSKLKQRSMPDIDRYNAMRYTEPPGGHTARQDDSGRSYDNDSYMDPYNRQISRARARSAGETTSDTHQGRIRHSFGSHQPATRAALYGDNRRHSYSNRSASRERLPIDGAPPKPVSHHDMKDMDDLNGQTVVATAQGMFDYNGGVLESRETGVSIHIPKGAIPRGVNQEVYFKVCQDNNILPPLDKTKGETLLSPLVMCGPHGLQFKQPVELRLPHCASMNPDSWSFSLKSSDSPTGQPTHWKNMTLAGIDGVAQGRVEKNSVVVMVDHF; encoded by the exons ATGTACATTAACGAAGAAACAGAATTCAAATattggaaaaataaaatatttgattggCTCGAATGTATTCTATTG GGAGGAGGTGACCGGTTTATTTGGGAGACGCACCACGTGACGTTGAATAGGGTCGCCGGGTTTGGTTTCGGTATTGCGGTTAGCGGTGGTAAAGACAGTCCACACTTCACCAGCGGAGACCCTTCCATAGCTATATCCGATGTGCTAAAAGCCGGCCCGGCTGAAGGCAAACTACA TATCAATGATCGTGTGATATCTGTGAATAACGTGCCTTTAGATAATGTCGACCACGCGTACGCTATCTCATTACTGAAAGAATCTGGAAACACCGTTAATTTA GTTGTTAGTAGGAAACTAATGATAGGAAACAATGAACCGACTCCGGAACCAGTCAAAGTGACgttaaacaagaaaaataaaaaagatg AATATGGAATCGTTCTCGGTTGTAAACTCTACGTCAAAGAGATCACGGGGAATAGTCTTGCCGCTCAGGACGGCGGACTAAAAGAGGGCGACACCGTACTGAAAATTAACAACGCAACAGCCGAGAATCTGTCGCTGACGGAAGCGATGAAAATCATCGAGAAATCGAAggataaattgaatttgatgatttcgAAATCGACGAAAACTTCGCCACTCGacattaaacataaaaaacaaaacagtgAACCGACTATAGATA atttcaatTTCCCGAAATCCGAAGCTCGACAATTCACGCCTAAACTCGATAACACGGAGAGGGGAGTCGGGAGAGCCGGTACGCAGTACGGTGCTGCCCCCTATGCCGATCGACATTATAACCAGACGTATGAAGCTAATTCAGATGGAGGCTCGGGGTCGCCGTACGAGGAACCCCCTCCACGTCCCCCGCTGCCGGATATGGATATAAAAGCTG AACCTCCGCCGAGGCCTCCGACTCCGGGCAAAGAAGCGTCTCATCCGGCGTACCGCGGTCATCCTAGTCACATCGCAGCGCCATCTAGCTATAAATCGGTGAACAATAATGAACTACCAGCCCCGTCGGTTAGACAGCATAGCTT GATTCGTCAAATCAACTCCCCTTTCTGTAG TCCGGAACCTCGGCAGGTGTCTTTCTACAAAGAAGATTCTAATGTTGGTATCAGACTCGCTGGTGGCAATGCTGTGGGTATTTATATAGCGACAGTACAGCCCGGTAGCCCAGCTCACGAACAGGGCTTGAAAGAGGGAGATTTATTGTTACAA GTGAATAATGTAGATATGAGAGGTAAAACTCGAGAAGAGGCCGTGCTGTTGTTACTGAGTTTAAATACACAAATAAACCTGATCGTTCAGCATCGTAGAGAGGATTACGATCGATATATTCATAGCAGCGAGTTCGGTGATTCATTTTACATCAG GACTCATTTCACGCACACGGATACTGAGAATGGTTTGATACAGTTCGGTATCGGAGATGTATTCCACGTTACTGATACATTACACAACGGAGTTGTCGGCTCGTGGCAGGCTGTGAGAATAGGAGGCAATAATCAGGAAACACAAAAAGGAATCATTCCTAATAAAAACAG AGCGGAACAGTTGGCTCTTGCTCAACGTCAGAAAGCAAGTACGACCGAGGATAGCAAAGAGACTCAACCGAAACGCGGATTTTTCTTCAGAAGGAAGAGTGCCAGACGTACTAAGTCGTTGAGTAAAGAGCACTGGGAAGAGTTGATATTCT CGAATCCAGTCTCGAAATTCCCTGCATATGAAAGAGTTTTATTACGACAAG CGAATTTCGTGCGACCCGTTGTGATTTACGGAGCTATTGCCGATGTTGCCAGGGAACGATTATTAAAAACAAGTCCTAAATATATGTCTCCAC AAGCTGATCAGCAGGGTAATAACCCGGGTATCATAAAGCTAGGTTCCATTCGTGAGATAATGGACCTCGATCGTCACGCGTTACTAGACGTTACCCCTAACGCCGTGGATCGATTAAACTACGCCGGTTACTACCCGATCGTCGTTTATCTGAAGGCAGAcggaaaaaatatgattaaagaATTGAGGCATAAATTCGTGAAGGGTTCGCCGAAAAGTTCGAAGAAACTTTATGAGCAGTCGGTCAGATTGGAACAGGTTTACGGTCATTTATTTACTG GTGTTATTCCTTTGACTTCAACGAACGACgactggtttgaaaaagtGAAACAACTGATTGAAAACAGTCAAGGTCAGGCGATTTGGATGTCGGAAGACGATCAAATGGACGCGGCCAATCAGGATGACTTCCTGTTCCCGATGTCGACTACCGATCGTCATAGTTACGCGTCGTCGCCGGAGTCTGAGCTGGAATCTGCTGCGGCGTTGACGCTAAGACATCACAGCACGGCGACGCCCGGATCACCTCAATATCCGGCTTACGAGAGGAAGAAAATATCGAGGACAACTTCAGATCCGAGCTTAGCGACGAAAACCGCGGTAGCAAATCATCCAATAGCTGATTATAGGAAG AGTGCGTATGAACCTGGTCAGTCGTACCCGTCGTCTCAAACACACCCGGCGTATTACGAACCCAACAATGATGACGTCTTCCAACGCGATCCGGCGAACGCGTTGCCTGGCGACCGGTATTACAACAATACGCAGTTCACACACCGCAGTTTACCTCGCGATGCGCGAGCTCAAATAGATCCGTACGCAACACTGACACCTAGTGAGCGTTTACGGTACCAACAACAGACTAATGGTCAAG TTGATCCATATGGAATGACGTATCAACCTCCAGTTCCACCTAAACCTCAAATATCTTACAATTCATCTGCAGCAGCGGTATATCGTGTAGAGGGGCCCTCTAGCGGTGACTGGGAACAACGCACATTCGAAAATAAG ATGAACGCTGAAACTCACAGTTCCAGCAGCGATTCTTACTCTAAATACACGTCGAACCCTGCGAATAAACACGATGATTCGAAACTACGCGAGAAATTCGGCATGATTCCCGGAATTCCACCACCTCCTCCGAATCGTAACACGTCATCGGGGGATGCGTATAAATACACTCGTAGTACGGCTAATCCGTATAACCGCGTAAATCGGTCGAACGTCGATAAAGCGAAGTTGAACGATTTGAGTCGGCCGTTGGTCGCGCCGAAACCGGCTTCGAGATCGAAGTCTGAATCGACTCTCGATCCGGTTCGACCGGACCCATCTTTAAAACCGTTCTTAACGGCGCCGTCGATGTTTCCGGACGACGATTCTAAATTAAAACAGCGCAGTATGCCTGACATCGATAGATACAACGCGATGAGATATACAGAGCCACCTGGTGGTCATACAGCCAG ACAAGATGATAGTGGAAGGTCCTATGATAATGACTCCTATATGGACCCTTACAATCGGCAAATCTCCAGAGCCAG GGCTCGCAGCGCCGGAGAGACGACCTCTGATACGCATCAAGGTCGTATACGCCATAGTTTCGGTTCGCATCAACCCGCCACCAGGGCGGCGTTGTACGGTGATAATAGGCGTCATAGTTACTCGAATAG GTCTGCGTCACGAGAACGTTTACCAATAGATGGCGCTCCGCCTAAACCGGTATCGCATCACGATATGAAGGATATGGATGATCTGAATGGACAGACGGTGGTCGCGACGGCTCAGGGCATGTTCGATTATAACGGAGGGGTCCTCGAATCTAGAGAAACTG GAGTCAGTATTCACATACCTAAAGGTGCTATACCACGCGGTGTAAATCAAGAGGTTTACTTTAAAGTTTGTCAGGATAATAACATTTTACCTCCACTCGATAAAACTAAAG GTGAAACCCTTTTGAGTCCGCTCGTGATGTGTGGTCCGCACGGACTGCAATTCAAACAGCCCGTAGAGTTAAGGTTACCGCATTGCGCCTCGATGAATCCCGACAGTTGGTCATTTTCCCTGAAATCAAGCGACTCACCGACCGGTCAACCGACGCACTGGAAAAACATGACCCTCGCCGGTATCGACGGCGTAGCTCAAGGTCGCGTGGAGAAAAACAGCGTCGTCGTAATGGTCGATCATTTTTGA
- the LOC141913873 gene encoding tight junction protein 1-like isoform X3, with protein MRFYHFKGHRVGLPEDYEWKCIKNQIWQLGGGDRFIWETHHVTLNRVAGFGFGIAVSGGKDSPHFTSGDPSIAISDVLKAGPAEGKLHINDRVISVNNVPLDNVDHAYAISLLKESGNTVNLVVSRKLMIGNNEPTPEPVKVTLNKKNKKDEYGIVLGCKLYVKEITGNSLAAQDGGLKEGDTVLKINNATAENLSLTEAMKIIEKSKDKLNLMISKSTKTSPLDIKHKKQNSEPTIDNFNFPKSEARQFTPKLDNTERGVGRAGTQYGAAPYADRHYNQTYEANSDGGSGSPYEEPPPRPPLPDMDIKAEPPPRPPTPGKEASHPAYRGHPSHIAAPSSYKSVNNNELPAPSVRQHSLIRQINSPFCSPEPRQVSFYKEDSNVGIRLAGGNAVGIYIATVQPGSPAHEQGLKEGDLLLQVNNVDMRGKTREEAVLLLLSLNTQINLIVQHRREDYDRYIHSSEFGDSFYIRTHFTHTDTENGLIQFGIGDVFHVTDTLHNGVVGSWQAVRIGGNNQETQKGIIPNKNRAEQLALAQRQKASTTEDSKETQPKRGFFFRRKSARRTKSLSKEHWEELIFSNPVSKFPAYERVLLRQANFVRPVVIYGAIADVARERLLKTSPKYMSPQADQQGNNPGIIKLGSIREIMDLDRHALLDVTPNAVDRLNYAGYYPIVVYLKADGKNMIKELRHKFVKGSPKSSKKLYEQSVRLEQVYGHLFTGVIPLTSTNDDWFEKVKQLIENSQGQAIWMSEDDQMDAANQDDFLFPMSTTDRHSYASSPESELESAAALTLRHHSTATPGSPQYPAYERKKISRTTSDPSLATKTAVANHPIADYRKSAYEPGQSYPSSQTHPAYYEPNNDDVFQRDPANALPGDRYYNNTQFTHRSLPRDARAQIDPYATLTPSERLRYQQQTNGQVDPYGMTYQPPVPPKPQISYNSSAAAVYRVEGPSSGDWEQRTFENKMNAETHSSSSDSYSKYTSNPANKHDDSKLREKFGMIPGIPPPPPNRNTSSGDAYKYTRSTANPYNRVNRSNVDKAKLNDLSRPLVAPKPASRSKSESTLDPVRPDPSLKPFLTAPSMFPDDDSKLKQRSMPDIDRYNAMRYTEPPGGHTARQDDSGRSYDNDSYMDPYNRQISRARARSAGETTSDTHQGRIRHSFGSHQPATRAALYGDNRRHSYSNRSASRERLPIDGAPPKPVSHHDMKDMDDLNGQTVVATAQGMFDYNGGVLESRETGVSIHIPKGAIPRGVNQEVYFKVCQDNNILPPLDKTKGETLLSPLVMCGPHGLQFKQPVELRLPHCASMNPDSWSFSLKSSDSPTGQPTHWKNMTLAGIDGVAQGRVEKNSVVVMVDHF; from the exons AtgagattttatcattttaaaggGCACAGGGTTGGATTACCAGAGGATTATGAGTGGAAATGTATTAAAAATCAGATTTGGCAACTG GGAGGAGGTGACCGGTTTATTTGGGAGACGCACCACGTGACGTTGAATAGGGTCGCCGGGTTTGGTTTCGGTATTGCGGTTAGCGGTGGTAAAGACAGTCCACACTTCACCAGCGGAGACCCTTCCATAGCTATATCCGATGTGCTAAAAGCCGGCCCGGCTGAAGGCAAACTACA TATCAATGATCGTGTGATATCTGTGAATAACGTGCCTTTAGATAATGTCGACCACGCGTACGCTATCTCATTACTGAAAGAATCTGGAAACACCGTTAATTTA GTTGTTAGTAGGAAACTAATGATAGGAAACAATGAACCGACTCCGGAACCAGTCAAAGTGACgttaaacaagaaaaataaaaaagatg AATATGGAATCGTTCTCGGTTGTAAACTCTACGTCAAAGAGATCACGGGGAATAGTCTTGCCGCTCAGGACGGCGGACTAAAAGAGGGCGACACCGTACTGAAAATTAACAACGCAACAGCCGAGAATCTGTCGCTGACGGAAGCGATGAAAATCATCGAGAAATCGAAggataaattgaatttgatgatttcgAAATCGACGAAAACTTCGCCACTCGacattaaacataaaaaacaaaacagtgAACCGACTATAGATA atttcaatTTCCCGAAATCCGAAGCTCGACAATTCACGCCTAAACTCGATAACACGGAGAGGGGAGTCGGGAGAGCCGGTACGCAGTACGGTGCTGCCCCCTATGCCGATCGACATTATAACCAGACGTATGAAGCTAATTCAGATGGAGGCTCGGGGTCGCCGTACGAGGAACCCCCTCCACGTCCCCCGCTGCCGGATATGGATATAAAAGCTG AACCTCCGCCGAGGCCTCCGACTCCGGGCAAAGAAGCGTCTCATCCGGCGTACCGCGGTCATCCTAGTCACATCGCAGCGCCATCTAGCTATAAATCGGTGAACAATAATGAACTACCAGCCCCGTCGGTTAGACAGCATAGCTT GATTCGTCAAATCAACTCCCCTTTCTGTAG TCCGGAACCTCGGCAGGTGTCTTTCTACAAAGAAGATTCTAATGTTGGTATCAGACTCGCTGGTGGCAATGCTGTGGGTATTTATATAGCGACAGTACAGCCCGGTAGCCCAGCTCACGAACAGGGCTTGAAAGAGGGAGATTTATTGTTACAA GTGAATAATGTAGATATGAGAGGTAAAACTCGAGAAGAGGCCGTGCTGTTGTTACTGAGTTTAAATACACAAATAAACCTGATCGTTCAGCATCGTAGAGAGGATTACGATCGATATATTCATAGCAGCGAGTTCGGTGATTCATTTTACATCAG GACTCATTTCACGCACACGGATACTGAGAATGGTTTGATACAGTTCGGTATCGGAGATGTATTCCACGTTACTGATACATTACACAACGGAGTTGTCGGCTCGTGGCAGGCTGTGAGAATAGGAGGCAATAATCAGGAAACACAAAAAGGAATCATTCCTAATAAAAACAG AGCGGAACAGTTGGCTCTTGCTCAACGTCAGAAAGCAAGTACGACCGAGGATAGCAAAGAGACTCAACCGAAACGCGGATTTTTCTTCAGAAGGAAGAGTGCCAGACGTACTAAGTCGTTGAGTAAAGAGCACTGGGAAGAGTTGATATTCT CGAATCCAGTCTCGAAATTCCCTGCATATGAAAGAGTTTTATTACGACAAG CGAATTTCGTGCGACCCGTTGTGATTTACGGAGCTATTGCCGATGTTGCCAGGGAACGATTATTAAAAACAAGTCCTAAATATATGTCTCCAC AAGCTGATCAGCAGGGTAATAACCCGGGTATCATAAAGCTAGGTTCCATTCGTGAGATAATGGACCTCGATCGTCACGCGTTACTAGACGTTACCCCTAACGCCGTGGATCGATTAAACTACGCCGGTTACTACCCGATCGTCGTTTATCTGAAGGCAGAcggaaaaaatatgattaaagaATTGAGGCATAAATTCGTGAAGGGTTCGCCGAAAAGTTCGAAGAAACTTTATGAGCAGTCGGTCAGATTGGAACAGGTTTACGGTCATTTATTTACTG GTGTTATTCCTTTGACTTCAACGAACGACgactggtttgaaaaagtGAAACAACTGATTGAAAACAGTCAAGGTCAGGCGATTTGGATGTCGGAAGACGATCAAATGGACGCGGCCAATCAGGATGACTTCCTGTTCCCGATGTCGACTACCGATCGTCATAGTTACGCGTCGTCGCCGGAGTCTGAGCTGGAATCTGCTGCGGCGTTGACGCTAAGACATCACAGCACGGCGACGCCCGGATCACCTCAATATCCGGCTTACGAGAGGAAGAAAATATCGAGGACAACTTCAGATCCGAGCTTAGCGACGAAAACCGCGGTAGCAAATCATCCAATAGCTGATTATAGGAAG AGTGCGTATGAACCTGGTCAGTCGTACCCGTCGTCTCAAACACACCCGGCGTATTACGAACCCAACAATGATGACGTCTTCCAACGCGATCCGGCGAACGCGTTGCCTGGCGACCGGTATTACAACAATACGCAGTTCACACACCGCAGTTTACCTCGCGATGCGCGAGCTCAAATAGATCCGTACGCAACACTGACACCTAGTGAGCGTTTACGGTACCAACAACAGACTAATGGTCAAG TTGATCCATATGGAATGACGTATCAACCTCCAGTTCCACCTAAACCTCAAATATCTTACAATTCATCTGCAGCAGCGGTATATCGTGTAGAGGGGCCCTCTAGCGGTGACTGGGAACAACGCACATTCGAAAATAAG ATGAACGCTGAAACTCACAGTTCCAGCAGCGATTCTTACTCTAAATACACGTCGAACCCTGCGAATAAACACGATGATTCGAAACTACGCGAGAAATTCGGCATGATTCCCGGAATTCCACCACCTCCTCCGAATCGTAACACGTCATCGGGGGATGCGTATAAATACACTCGTAGTACGGCTAATCCGTATAACCGCGTAAATCGGTCGAACGTCGATAAAGCGAAGTTGAACGATTTGAGTCGGCCGTTGGTCGCGCCGAAACCGGCTTCGAGATCGAAGTCTGAATCGACTCTCGATCCGGTTCGACCGGACCCATCTTTAAAACCGTTCTTAACGGCGCCGTCGATGTTTCCGGACGACGATTCTAAATTAAAACAGCGCAGTATGCCTGACATCGATAGATACAACGCGATGAGATATACAGAGCCACCTGGTGGTCATACAGCCAG ACAAGATGATAGTGGAAGGTCCTATGATAATGACTCCTATATGGACCCTTACAATCGGCAAATCTCCAGAGCCAG GGCTCGCAGCGCCGGAGAGACGACCTCTGATACGCATCAAGGTCGTATACGCCATAGTTTCGGTTCGCATCAACCCGCCACCAGGGCGGCGTTGTACGGTGATAATAGGCGTCATAGTTACTCGAATAG GTCTGCGTCACGAGAACGTTTACCAATAGATGGCGCTCCGCCTAAACCGGTATCGCATCACGATATGAAGGATATGGATGATCTGAATGGACAGACGGTGGTCGCGACGGCTCAGGGCATGTTCGATTATAACGGAGGGGTCCTCGAATCTAGAGAAACTG GAGTCAGTATTCACATACCTAAAGGTGCTATACCACGCGGTGTAAATCAAGAGGTTTACTTTAAAGTTTGTCAGGATAATAACATTTTACCTCCACTCGATAAAACTAAAG GTGAAACCCTTTTGAGTCCGCTCGTGATGTGTGGTCCGCACGGACTGCAATTCAAACAGCCCGTAGAGTTAAGGTTACCGCATTGCGCCTCGATGAATCCCGACAGTTGGTCATTTTCCCTGAAATCAAGCGACTCACCGACCGGTCAACCGACGCACTGGAAAAACATGACCCTCGCCGGTATCGACGGCGTAGCTCAAGGTCGCGTGGAGAAAAACAGCGTCGTCGTAATGGTCGATCATTTTTGA